The genomic stretch TGCCACGACAATAAAGATGACCTTTATGGATTTCCTCAGCTTTCTGTTGTGCTTTCCCGACTGCTGGTAACGGACACACAGCTTCCTTGTGATACAACAGTAGCAGGTCACAATGCTCACCAAAGgggcaaaaaatgtaaaaagtaaggCCACCAGACCCCAAGCCAGTTTAACTGGAGTGGCCCTCTTCTCTGCACAGTATGGCTTACCATCAATCAGGGTGAGCTCCCGGGACAGAAGAGTAGGCAACCCCAGGAGGCAGGAGATAAACCAGACACTGGCACAGACTCCATACGCGCAGTCTCTATTTCTGATTTTCCTGGATACGGCTGGACACATGATGGCCAGGTAGCGGTCAACACTCATGCAGGTGAGCAAGAAGACATTGCAGTGCATGTTGACTGAGATCATGTAGGAGCTGCCTTTGCACAGgaaagagcctgtcctccacagtCCTAAAGATGCTTCTTTATCCACCCAGAGAGGCAACgtgatgatgaagatgaagtCAGAGGCAGCCAGGTTGATGATAAAAATGTCAATCAGTCTTCGGCTGCCCCTTTTGAAATGCAATGCACTCATGAGGATGACGTTCCCCAACGCTCCAGTCAGGAACACCACTGTgtaaaagactggaaggaagacTGATGTATAAGGAACGTGGGAGTGGGTCTCGTCAATATCAGGATTTTGGCTTGTAACATAGAAATATTCCAAGTAAACCGTGGTTGCTTCTGGGTCCATCACTGGGTCCAGCAGGTGCCAAATCTGGTAAATTTTCTTACCTAAGAAGTTTttgtatgaattttagaattctcAAGGCAGCTTCTTTTATACAGTGCCTGCCTCTTCTCCCTGCCCCACACCCTTCCTTAGAAGATCTTGGGACACGCATTaaaaacagagattaaaaaatacagtttctaCCAATCCTCAGAAAGGGCCCACAAGGAACACCACCCTGATTGGTATTGGGTAGTTGTGGttatggttttctttatttgcatttgcccaggaaactgaggtgctttttgacttttttcttcaAGACAttcaatttgtttctttaaatctcCAGAGATTAGGAAATGAATTAACTTTTTCTCCTTACCTACCTTAAAGATATCTTTGCTTTTCTGACACTGAGAATCTTTTCGATCTAGCCTCCTGTTTCACATGCAGTATACTGTTTTACTTTTAGAATTTTAAGGTGGTGATGTTGAAGACACTGTTTTCATTTACATCATTGGTGAAATGTGAAGAGAATAGTCTTCCATTGCATAAAGAGTAAATTTCCCCAAATCATACCAGTCCACATCTATGGCAAACATAATGATTCCAATTAGGGTACTagtttcttctcatttatttcgCTCTTTCAGTTCATGCATAATTGATCCTGTCTTGTtcagtaagttttaaaaagtacccagggcttccctggtggcacagtggttgagagttctcctgccgatgcaggggacacgggttcgtgccccggtctgggaagatcccacaggccgcggagcggctgggcccgtgagccgtggccgctgggcctgcgtgtccggagcctgtgctccgcaaacggaggggccacagcagtgagaggcccgcgtaccgcaaaaaaaaaaacacaaaaaacccccaaaatgctGGGACCATGTCCTGTGcttttatcattattaaaaaaaaagttttcactaCAATTAGCTCAGAACCTTGCATGTAGTAAGTGCTTTGGAAATGTTACTCATGATCCAGTATAATTTAGCAAGGATGAATTCATTGGGGTTTAACTGTGGGCATTGCTGTTATTTACGCAGCTTACAAACACAGGTTTAAAAGTCACAAACTGCTATTTTTCCGCTATTACCTGTTATTATAATTCAACCAATTAAGTTCCCTTTTGTTAGTGTTAATATCCTTGAGCAGGAGATTTTCTCCCTGCTAACCCTCAAATAAGTATCCTTCATCAGTCTCTAGATCCCCtctgatcttttcttctttacGCCTCACCTTGATAGCAGtgattttttagctttttttttttttttttttccacgggcccagccgctctgcggcatgtgggatcttcccggaccggggcaagaacccgcgtcccctgcatcggcaggcggactctcaagcactgcgccaccagggaagccccgatttttTAGCTTTTGAGCTCTGACTTTTCAGTAAGTGCCTGCACACATCAGTGAACTTCACTTTTGGAATTACTGACTTGGCAACAGGCAGAACTATATTAGGTGACATTACAAAGGAGTGGCCAGTATAGGCACTATAAAGGGAAGATTTTTGGTTCATTCAAAACACTTGAGAAACAGGCTAATATCAAAAAGATTCTATCATATTTTTCTATCATctgttcccttttatttatttatattttaccataGTAAAATACAACAAATTCTGAAACTGACTCCTTTTATTTCAATTCTTTACTGGCCAAAGTGGCTCAAGCCTCCTTCATACCCTTCTGCCCTTACTTTCCCTCCATCTCATTTCTTCGTCAAAATTACAGTTTCAGGTTGATACTACTATTGCATAGATGAAAATATAATTGTTAAACACTTGAAGTCCTTTCTACTGAATTATTTCTCCCGTAATTAATATACTGAAAAGAATGATCCTGCCTGCTGTGctccttctttctgtcttcttcctgatgtgtTCTATTGCCACCTCAGTCTCAGGCATTTAGTCTGGGTCAGGGGAGGATGAGGGCTACCCTGATCTGGGGCAGCCCCAGAAAGTCACTTGGGAGTTGATTTACGGGCCTGCGTCTACCTTCTTTTGTGTCCTAGGCTGCTCTGTGTTGTTCctggagagggagtgggagggTATATTCTTCACTAAGTATAGGCTGCAGAGGAGATAAACTAATTAACTTTTTGACATTTCTTGGATAGAAATCTTTCTCACTGGGTAAGCCTTAACTATTTAatagaatatttcattttgtcaAATAGTTTGAAGTAGGACAATGTTTACTTGAAAAGGACTGATGGAGTAAACatggaaaatttaaatatttaaacactgtatgtatgtgtgtgtgtgtgtgtgtgtgcattaaagaagcaattatatgtatatatttaaaaatttctttgtaaCTGTACTTTAATTGTGTTATTAGAATTTTGCATTCTGCAGCCAGAAGTTCTTCTGGTATTTGAAAAGATAAGGTTGATTCTGGGGCTaagatattgaaaaaaattttttttagatatgTCTCAAGAATTCCacataaaagaattataaaatggaaaagagtTCATGCTCATACTCTAGAGGAAAACATCTGTCTGCACATTTATTCTGTAGGTCTTAAATTTCCTTTCAGCATTCCAAAGCTGTTAGCCTACTGATGTAAACTATCTCAAATCTGACTTCCTCAGTAAACTTTGAAGCAGCTGTAGACAAAATGATTTGCTTTATCATATATAGTCACTTTGGATTATGGTAATTAGTGGTAGAATGCTGCAGTATGAGAATACCCATCATGGATCAACCATATCTTGGAACccaagttagaaaataaattaagcGTTTTAAGCCAAAAAAGGGAACACACAGCATAGTACTGGTCTTTTAATACCTCAAAGAGTACAGAGCTATTATGAGACAGAACCCACAATAAAAGCTAACTAGATAGAGTAGGGGAGGTCATAGTTCTAAATAAATTAGGAACtacaatcatttttaattttaaatgctctTTGAAATAAACATGAGGAAACTAACAGTAAAATAACCAGCTACGCACAGACCAAAACTCAAAAACAACACTGGACACCATAAGCATATGAAATGGCAGTATGAACAAGGcgatgaccaaaaaaaaaagagtaaactgtAAATatcagtaactgaattacaggaCACATGTCACCTCTCAAGAAttgttttttcagaaaaaaaacaaaacaaaacacgctCAGCTTTCCTCCTTCATTCCTGGCAGAGATCATTGTTTTCAGCTTTGTGTTCTCTAAGAACTTTTACAACACTGCTTCTAAAGtacttattatctcattttacatgGTAAGTTGTTTTGGCGTCTGACTTCCTGAGCTGATCATGAGCAGCTTGAAGGCAGAGACCATCGATAACTTTCCACCGGCCTCTAGCTTATAGTATTTTTCTAACTAAAGTCTTTTTTGGCCTCTTAATGTCATTGTTTTGAACCTGTGGATGCCAGACCACATTACCCACGTTAGAGTCACGCTGGGATGCCTACTAAACTGTAGCTTTCTGAAGCTGGTCCCAGATCTATTGAATCAGAGTTGTTAGGAGTAGAGTCTAGGACTTTATATTTAATAAGCCCTCAAAGTgattctcttgtgtgtgtgtgtgtgtgtgtggtacgcgggcctctcactgttgtggcctctcccgttgcggagcacaggctctggacgcgcaggctcagtggccatggctcgtgggcctagccgctccgcggcatgtgggatcttctgcggcatgtgggctctttccTTTCAGTAATTCCTGTCAAATGTTACACAGAGCAACAAACTATAGTTGTTCAGATGTCCATTCTTCTGAAAGACAGAGGATGGACCATACATAGATGagaactttaaatttaaattgtcctttattttaaaatcatccaTGTGAATCTTTGGTAGATGACCTTTTTCTGGGCCCCAGTGTCCTCATTAGTAAAATGGTTGTACTAGATGATCACTAATGTCACTTAAATCTCTAAAATTTTATGACTTATACTTCTGCTGGAAGAACAATAATGTAGCTCCGAAATATGGTTGTCATAGGTCCACAGCATTAAAGTTTTGTTGGGGAATTCATGTATCCTATACCTCCAGCCAAGGCAATATGCAAGAAGACAGAGATAGTGGGAAATGCAGATGgacaaagaaaaaggaggaaggctATATGCATTCTGATTAGAAAGGATGCAGCAACTCAGACCTTTGCTGTTTCAAAAAAAACAGTGATCATGGAAAATAGAAGCTGTTGGAGAAGTTTGTGAAAAGTCCTTATTCATTGCAAATGGCTCAAAACTCAAGCATAATTCAGTCCAGATCTACAAACATTTATTGGTCACAttgtatgccagacactgtgctgggtacACTGACCACCTAttgtatgccagacactgtgctgggtaTGAGGGAcaccaatataaataaatacaatttttgctGTACACCACCTAAATCCAGATGAAATCAACTATTATGAAGAAGCCTGAAGTGTGCCTAAAATACTAATATCACTGCTGTTTACATAAATATGAGGTACCAAGGGAAATAATCCAACAAATAAAGTGGGGGAGAACACTGATAATAGCAAATAGGTTCCACTTAATTTGGCATGATATATTGCGCTAAACTCTCCAAGTTACtgtcagaataaaaaaaaaat from Pseudorca crassidens isolate mPseCra1 chromosome 5, mPseCra1.hap1, whole genome shotgun sequence encodes the following:
- the GPR15 gene encoding G-protein coupled receptor 15, producing the protein MDPEATTVYLEYFYVTSQNPDIDETHSHVPYTSVFLPVFYTVVFLTGALGNVILMSALHFKRGSRRLIDIFIINLAASDFIFIITLPLWVDKEASLGLWRTGSFLCKGSSYMISVNMHCNVFLLTCMSVDRYLAIMCPAVSRKIRNRDCAYGVCASVWFISCLLGLPTLLSRELTLIDGKPYCAEKRATPVKLAWGLVALLFTFFAPLVSIVTCYCCITRKLCVRYQQSGKHNRKLRKSIKVIFIVVAAFVFSWLPFNTFKLLAIVSGLQQDLYFPSTFLQWGMEVSGPLAFANSGISPFIYYIFDSYIRRAIVHCLCPCLKKYDFGSSTETSDLTKALSNFIQAEDFARRRKRSVSL